In one window of Paludisphaera rhizosphaerae DNA:
- a CDS encoding DUF1559 family PulG-like putative transporter codes for MRRTSSRAFTLIELLVVIAIIAVLIALLLPAVQSAREAARRAQCSNNLKQIGIAFHNYADVHNGFPPTAFSMGGANLAMGGGWCVQILGFIEQPAIYAAYNSNLAFHWDQNQSAVRTVIQTYICPSSPRSMNPVNNVPRFSGSTGTPDPNLYAAAGDYFTARSYVDPFNVPSASMVEYTGALDQAKYTPLAAISDGLSNTMLTYECAGKPDYYERGKFVHGFPTPSSSYAIDKWWAHGAWAGYMNMRIVSFTGGQYLYDGPCVINCHNGWNGVYSFHPGGIDALSCDGSVRFLKESVAKSVIKSYVSRAEGEILDASQW; via the coding sequence ATGAGAAGGACGTCGAGCCGGGCCTTCACCCTGATCGAACTGCTGGTTGTGATCGCGATTATCGCCGTCTTGATCGCCCTGCTGCTGCCGGCGGTCCAGTCGGCGCGTGAGGCCGCTCGCCGCGCCCAGTGCAGCAACAATCTGAAGCAGATCGGGATCGCCTTTCACAACTACGCCGACGTCCACAACGGCTTTCCGCCGACGGCGTTCAGCATGGGAGGCGCGAATCTGGCGATGGGCGGGGGATGGTGCGTTCAGATCCTCGGCTTCATCGAACAGCCGGCGATTTATGCGGCTTACAACTCGAACCTCGCCTTCCACTGGGACCAGAACCAATCGGCCGTGCGGACGGTCATTCAGACGTACATCTGCCCGTCCTCGCCGCGAAGCATGAACCCGGTCAACAACGTGCCCCGGTTCTCGGGGTCGACCGGCACGCCGGATCCGAATCTCTACGCCGCGGCGGGCGACTACTTCACGGCGCGGTCGTATGTGGACCCGTTCAACGTGCCGTCGGCCTCGATGGTCGAATACACCGGGGCGCTCGACCAGGCGAAATACACGCCGTTGGCGGCCATCTCGGACGGCCTCTCGAACACGATGCTCACCTACGAGTGCGCTGGCAAGCCCGACTACTACGAGCGCGGCAAGTTCGTCCACGGCTTCCCGACGCCCAGTTCCTCCTACGCCATCGACAAGTGGTGGGCTCACGGAGCCTGGGCGGGTTATATGAACATGCGAATCGTCAGTTTCACGGGCGGCCAATACCTGTACGACGGCCCTTGCGTGATCAACTGCCACAACGGTTGGAACGGCGTCTACTCGTTCCACCCCGGCGGGATCGACGCGCTTTCGTGCGACGGGTCGGTCCGGTTCCTCAAGGAGTCGGTCGCGAAGTCGGTGATCAAGTCCTACGTGAGCCGCGCCGAGGGCGAGATCCTGGACGCATCGCAATGGTGA
- a CDS encoding G8 domain-containing protein, translated as MISTSACVLVLALSATSAAPEPPLVRSAASGAWSDAKIWEGGAVPAAGSRVQIREGHAVVYDVSDDRVIRSIHVAGTLDFARDRDTKLTVGLIKIQAGDDPSENGFDCEAHPPAAVEPGAPRPTLRVGTAEEPIPAGKTALIRLAYVEGMDKETCPAIVDCGGRMEFHGAAIAKTWTKLAREAYRNEPIILVPYAAVEGWKPGDQLVVTGTTHQFGYKDTRTHSVAERPATETRRIVKINKYNELETPLARIILDKPLEGDHRAQDQYRAEVANLSRNVVIESADPDGVRGHTMYHRNSTGSVSYTEFRHLGKEGVLGKYSLHFHLAGETMRGASVVGASFWDSKNRWITIHGTSYLVVRDCVGYKSVGHGFFLEDGTETRNILDGNLAIMALRGKPLPDQMLPYDQNLGSGFWWANSLNAFTNNVAAECDQDGYRFEVFAGDGFDPVRAVLQPDGGRKPVDIRTLPFIRFDDNEAHCMRFFGMNLGGFNDGGVPAYPGEKQVSNATGNSTANYAGTEKKKNVDVEGIGPDSKHPFLIRRFRAWDTHWAFHGGSPSVRVDGMDLYDSQYGIWRTVIDGHEYSDLKMDRIISRQIFFPRPGNAKTEGIAFLNPVDDLPPSTVITDVRLKDKLDPSGPLIVRGSTCDDYGVLKVVVNNRQANALRPNFAEWEVELVAPANGWIEASAQDSTGNFERTPHRVHVP; from the coding sequence ATGATTTCAACGTCCGCCTGCGTTCTGGTCCTGGCCCTTTCCGCGACGTCCGCCGCGCCCGAACCTCCACTTGTCCGATCGGCCGCGAGCGGCGCATGGTCGGACGCCAAGATCTGGGAGGGAGGCGCCGTCCCGGCGGCCGGCTCGCGGGTCCAGATTCGCGAGGGGCACGCCGTCGTCTACGACGTCTCGGACGACCGGGTGATCCGCTCGATCCACGTCGCGGGGACGCTCGATTTCGCGCGGGATCGCGATACGAAGCTGACGGTCGGCCTCATCAAGATCCAGGCGGGCGACGATCCTTCGGAGAACGGCTTCGACTGCGAGGCCCACCCCCCGGCCGCCGTCGAGCCCGGCGCTCCGCGGCCGACGCTCCGCGTGGGGACGGCCGAGGAACCCATCCCCGCCGGCAAGACGGCCCTGATCCGGCTGGCCTACGTCGAAGGGATGGACAAGGAGACCTGCCCGGCGATCGTCGATTGCGGCGGGCGGATGGAATTCCACGGCGCGGCGATCGCCAAGACCTGGACGAAGCTTGCCCGCGAGGCCTACCGCAACGAGCCGATCATCCTCGTGCCATACGCGGCCGTTGAGGGCTGGAAGCCCGGCGATCAGTTGGTGGTCACCGGGACGACCCACCAGTTCGGCTACAAGGACACGCGCACCCACAGCGTCGCCGAGCGTCCCGCCACCGAGACGCGGCGGATCGTGAAGATCAACAAGTACAACGAGCTGGAAACGCCGCTGGCTCGGATCATCCTCGACAAGCCCCTGGAAGGCGACCACCGCGCCCAGGACCAGTATCGGGCCGAGGTCGCGAACCTGTCGCGGAACGTCGTGATCGAGTCGGCCGACCCGGACGGCGTCCGCGGCCACACGATGTACCACCGGAATTCGACCGGGTCGGTCTCGTACACCGAGTTCCGCCATCTGGGGAAGGAAGGGGTGCTCGGCAAGTACAGCCTCCACTTCCACCTGGCCGGCGAGACGATGCGTGGGGCGTCCGTGGTGGGGGCGTCGTTCTGGGACAGCAAGAACCGCTGGATCACGATCCACGGCACGAGCTACCTGGTCGTCCGCGACTGCGTCGGCTACAAGTCGGTCGGCCACGGCTTCTTCCTGGAGGACGGGACCGAGACCCGCAACATCCTGGACGGCAACCTGGCGATCATGGCCCTCCGCGGCAAGCCCCTGCCCGACCAGATGCTCCCCTACGACCAGAACCTGGGATCGGGCTTCTGGTGGGCGAACAGCCTGAACGCCTTCACGAACAACGTGGCCGCCGAGTGCGATCAGGACGGCTATCGCTTCGAGGTCTTCGCCGGCGACGGCTTCGACCCGGTCCGGGCCGTTCTCCAGCCCGACGGCGGCCGCAAGCCGGTCGACATCCGCACGCTGCCGTTCATCCGGTTCGACGACAACGAGGCCCACTGCATGCGGTTCTTCGGTATGAACCTGGGCGGCTTCAACGACGGCGGCGTCCCCGCGTATCCGGGCGAGAAACAGGTCTCCAACGCCACCGGCAACTCGACGGCCAACTACGCCGGCACCGAGAAGAAGAAGAACGTGGACGTGGAAGGGATCGGTCCAGACTCGAAGCACCCGTTCCTGATCCGCCGCTTCCGGGCCTGGGACACCCACTGGGCCTTCCACGGCGGATCCCCTTCAGTCCGCGTCGACGGCATGGACCTTTACGACTCGCAGTACGGGATCTGGCGGACGGTGATCGACGGCCATGAGTACTCCGACCTGAAGATGGATCGGATCATCTCGCGGCAGATCTTCTTCCCCCGTCCGGGCAACGCCAAGACGGAGGGGATCGCCTTCCTCAACCCGGTCGACGACCTGCCGCCGTCCACGGTGATCACCGACGTTCGCCTGAAGGACAAGCTGGACCCCTCCGGCCCACTGATCGTCCGCGGCTCGACCTGCGACGACTACGGCGTACTTAAGGTCGTCGTCAACAACCGCCAGGCGAACGCCCTGCGGCCGAACTTCGCCGAGTGGGAGGTCGAACTCGTCGCGCCGGCGAACGGATGGATCGAGGCGTCGGCCCAGGACTCGACGGGGAACTTCGAGCGGACTCCGCACCGGGTCCACGTCCCTTGA
- a CDS encoding nucleotide sugar dehydrogenase, with translation MGEAAGLAARIRRGDVKVGVIGLGYVGLPLARAFVEKGVPVLGFDVDPAKIARLREGQSYIGHIDGEVVRSMRAKGFDATADFGRLDEPDAILICVPTPLTDSRDPDLSYVVQSTRAIAAKLRPGQLVVLESTTYPGTTRDVVLPILAETGLKLGEDFLLAFSPEREDPGNPDFSAPTIPKVVGGVDAASGEAAEALYSRIVVRVVPVSTAEVAEACKILENTYRAVNIALVNELKVLYDRMGIDVWEVIEAAKSKPFGFQAFYPGPGLGGHCIPIDPFYLTWVARKHGMATRFIELAGEINTSMPGYVVDRVADVLNDLGKPVRGSKILILGMAYKKDVDDPRESPGFELMELLIKKGAEVEYNDPHIPKLPLMRKYPDLGMSSRELTPEFLRSRDCVLIATNHSAYDWPSIVAEAPLIVDTRNALRGIDGPAKIVRA, from the coding sequence ATGGGCGAGGCGGCGGGGCTAGCGGCGAGAATCCGGCGCGGCGACGTGAAAGTCGGGGTGATCGGGCTGGGCTACGTTGGGCTCCCCCTGGCGCGGGCGTTCGTCGAGAAGGGCGTCCCCGTCCTGGGCTTCGACGTCGACCCGGCGAAGATCGCCAGGCTTCGCGAGGGCCAGAGCTACATCGGCCACATCGACGGCGAGGTTGTCCGCTCGATGCGCGCGAAGGGCTTCGACGCCACGGCCGATTTCGGCCGGCTGGACGAGCCCGACGCCATCCTGATCTGCGTCCCGACGCCGCTGACCGACAGCCGCGACCCGGACCTGAGCTACGTCGTCCAGTCCACCCGCGCCATCGCGGCGAAGCTCCGGCCCGGGCAGCTTGTGGTGCTGGAGAGCACGACCTACCCCGGCACCACCCGCGACGTCGTCCTGCCGATCCTGGCGGAGACCGGCCTGAAGCTGGGCGAGGACTTCCTGCTCGCCTTCAGCCCCGAGCGCGAGGACCCCGGCAATCCGGACTTCTCCGCCCCGACGATCCCCAAGGTCGTCGGCGGGGTCGACGCCGCCAGCGGCGAGGCCGCCGAGGCGCTCTATTCGCGGATCGTCGTCCGCGTCGTCCCGGTCTCCACGGCCGAGGTCGCCGAGGCCTGCAAGATCCTGGAGAACACGTATCGAGCCGTGAACATCGCCCTGGTCAATGAGCTGAAAGTGCTCTACGACCGGATGGGGATCGACGTCTGGGAGGTGATCGAGGCCGCCAAGTCGAAACCGTTCGGCTTCCAGGCGTTCTATCCGGGACCGGGGCTCGGGGGGCACTGCATCCCCATCGATCCGTTCTACCTGACGTGGGTCGCCCGCAAGCACGGCATGGCGACGCGGTTCATCGAGCTGGCCGGCGAGATCAATACGTCGATGCCGGGCTACGTCGTCGACCGGGTGGCCGACGTGCTCAACGACCTGGGGAAGCCGGTCCGCGGCAGCAAGATCCTGATCCTGGGGATGGCCTACAAGAAGGACGTGGACGATCCCCGCGAGTCCCCCGGCTTCGAGCTGATGGAGCTGCTCATCAAGAAAGGGGCGGAGGTCGAGTACAACGATCCTCACATCCCCAAACTTCCGCTGATGCGTAAGTATCCCGACCTGGGCATGTCCAGCCGCGAGCTGACGCCGGAATTCCTGCGCTCGCGCGACTGCGTCCTGATCGCCACCAACCATTCCGCCTACGACTGGCCGAGCATCGTCGCCGAGGCCCCGCTGATCGTCGACACCCGCAACGCTCTCAGGGGGATCGACGGCCCGGCGAAGATCGTCCGGGCCTGA
- a CDS encoding SDR family oxidoreductase — MSRNDRERVLVTGGAGFIGSHLVEALLADGHPVRVLDDLSTGRAANLDAVRDRIEFIEASASDFSACQRATKDVAYVFHEAAIPSVPRSVAEPLPSHESGPTATLNVLEASRLAGVRRVMFAASSSAYGESPTLPKVETMLPDPLSPYAAGKLAGEHYVRVYARTMGLDGVSLRYFNVFGPRQDPSSPYSGVISLFIKAMARGDRPKIYGDGLQTRDFTYVADVVQANLAAMRREEPLEGRALNVGGGRRVSLLDLVAALNAILGTALQPELLPARAGDVRDSLAGLDRIAEELGYKPSVDFAEGLRRTVASVVEAG; from the coding sequence ATGAGCCGCAACGATCGCGAAAGGGTACTCGTCACCGGAGGCGCAGGGTTCATCGGCTCGCACCTCGTCGAGGCGCTCTTGGCTGATGGGCATCCCGTCCGCGTGCTCGACGACCTGTCGACCGGCCGAGCAGCGAACCTGGACGCCGTCCGCGACCGGATCGAGTTCATCGAGGCGAGCGCCTCGGATTTCTCGGCCTGCCAGCGCGCGACGAAGGACGTCGCCTACGTCTTCCACGAAGCGGCGATCCCGAGCGTCCCCCGGTCGGTGGCCGAGCCTCTCCCCTCGCACGAGAGCGGGCCGACGGCGACGCTCAACGTTCTGGAGGCGTCCCGTCTCGCCGGCGTTCGACGGGTGATGTTCGCCGCGTCCAGCAGCGCGTATGGGGAATCGCCGACGCTTCCCAAGGTCGAAACGATGCTGCCGGATCCGCTCAGCCCGTATGCGGCCGGGAAGCTCGCCGGCGAGCATTACGTGCGGGTCTACGCCCGGACGATGGGGCTCGACGGTGTGAGCCTGCGGTATTTCAACGTCTTCGGCCCGCGACAGGATCCGTCGAGCCCGTACTCAGGGGTGATCTCGCTGTTCATCAAGGCGATGGCGCGCGGCGATCGGCCGAAGATCTACGGCGACGGCCTCCAGACTCGCGACTTCACCTACGTCGCCGACGTCGTCCAGGCGAACCTGGCCGCGATGCGTCGGGAGGAACCCCTCGAAGGCCGGGCGCTGAACGTCGGCGGCGGCCGACGCGTCAGCCTGCTCGACCTCGTCGCGGCTCTGAACGCGATCCTGGGGACGGCCCTCCAGCCTGAACTCCTCCCGGCGCGCGCGGGGGACGTCCGCGATTCGCTCGCGGGGCTGGATCGGATCGCGGAGGAACTGGGCTACAAGCCCTCGGTCGATTTCGCCGAGGGCCTGCGGCGCACGGTCGCCTCGGTCGTCGAGGCGGGCTGA
- a CDS encoding Ig-like domain-containing protein, translated as MDRRRFIPGPENMEGRMMLSTATAALTTTATTTNLPYTIQQKLERIDRLPTNLRALNPNRPLPKELITGIQEGMTQALSSLGSASPTAVKMFNNVLRDVVSRPSLRAQDAQALNNALTQVLVSAGATTSEIDLLSTNLKTLATTVNTTQSEPVFLTTNDYATVLQMTLIVGRPMPAPSVPSIARASGHQVDAQHSVTTQSQPEFLGTYQAQATMQIIDADTNEVYGQAPAGQYGHYTLTLSTPLDLGTHRLRIRAVDELGHVGKSSGVFIVKVVAPHTT; from the coding sequence ATGGATCGCCGCCGTTTCATTCCCGGGCCGGAAAACATGGAGGGCCGAATGATGCTCTCCACGGCGACCGCCGCCCTCACGACGACCGCGACCACCACCAACCTGCCGTACACGATCCAGCAGAAGCTGGAGCGGATCGACCGCCTCCCCACCAACCTGCGGGCCCTGAATCCCAACCGGCCGCTCCCCAAGGAGCTCATCACCGGGATCCAGGAAGGGATGACGCAGGCCCTCAGCAGCCTGGGCTCGGCCTCGCCGACCGCGGTCAAGATGTTCAACAACGTCCTCCGCGACGTCGTCAGCCGCCCTTCGCTCCGGGCCCAGGACGCACAGGCGCTGAACAACGCATTGACCCAGGTTCTGGTCTCCGCGGGGGCGACGACCTCCGAGATCGATCTGCTCTCGACTAACCTGAAGACGCTGGCGACGACCGTCAACACGACCCAGTCCGAGCCGGTCTTCCTCACAACCAACGACTACGCCACGGTCCTTCAGATGACGCTGATCGTCGGTCGGCCGATGCCCGCGCCGAGCGTGCCGTCGATCGCAAGGGCCTCGGGCCATCAGGTCGACGCCCAGCACAGCGTCACGACCCAGTCGCAGCCGGAGTTCCTCGGCACCTACCAGGCCCAGGCCACGATGCAGATCATCGACGCCGACACCAACGAGGTGTACGGCCAGGCCCCCGCCGGCCAGTACGGCCACTACACGCTCACGCTCAGCACGCCGCTGGATCTCGGCACGCACCGCCTGCGGATCCGGGCCGTCGACGAGCTTGGGCACGTCGGCAAATCCAGCGGCGTCTTCATCGTCAAGGTCGTCGCTCCCCACACAACATGA
- a CDS encoding M20/M25/M40 family metallo-hydrolase has protein sequence MHRIRGTVPALAVAGLLGFSTGARAQAPVAPQTEAPKTEAAAASSADPIDRIKEEGEKRSQVMATLSTLTDVIGPRLTGSPGLKRANEWTRDQMVRWGMENGHLEAWGPFGRGWTLKRFSAQVVSPQCIPLIAVPKAWSPSLENFTAEVIHLDVKTDADFEKYKGKLKGAVVLTAPAVDVAARFEPLARRQTDSELLNLADAGEPGAGGRRPRTAMAGAPGAPGAPGAPAAPGTPPAPGAPPAPGQPGFPGRLAMGDMRAQMELAAKRTRFLAEEGVALLIDPSRSGDGGTLFVQSASVASPALPPGSGPGQGGGPGARRVSAWDKEAKVIPQVTMAKEHYNRLVRMLAAGEKIKMNVDLAVEFQDEDMNSYNTVAEIPGTDLKDEIVMLGGHLDSWHGGTGTTDNAAGCSVAMEAARIIKALDLKPRRTIRVALWTGEEQGIFGSKAYVDEHFRKAPARGGFGGPGGSPPPASEEKEETKPEYEKLSGYFNLDNGTGKIRGVYLQGNEAVRPIFRKWLQPFREMGANTLSLSNTGGTDHLSFDAVGLPGFQFIQDEIEYDTRTHHSNMDVYDRAQADDLKQASIIMAAFVYNTAMMDEKLPRKPQARPAQRPETRAAGAAGN, from the coding sequence ATGCATCGCATTCGCGGAACGGTCCCGGCGCTCGCCGTCGCGGGCCTGCTCGGATTCAGCACCGGCGCGCGGGCTCAGGCCCCCGTTGCGCCGCAGACGGAAGCACCGAAGACGGAGGCCGCCGCTGCATCGTCGGCCGATCCGATCGATCGGATCAAGGAGGAGGGCGAGAAGCGGTCGCAGGTGATGGCGACCCTCAGCACGCTCACCGACGTCATCGGTCCCCGGCTCACCGGCTCTCCCGGACTGAAGCGGGCTAACGAGTGGACCCGCGACCAGATGGTGCGCTGGGGGATGGAGAACGGCCACCTGGAGGCCTGGGGCCCGTTCGGTCGGGGTTGGACGCTCAAGCGGTTCTCGGCGCAGGTGGTCTCGCCCCAGTGCATCCCGCTGATCGCCGTCCCCAAGGCGTGGTCCCCCTCGCTGGAGAACTTCACCGCCGAGGTGATCCACCTCGATGTGAAGACCGACGCCGATTTCGAGAAGTACAAAGGGAAGCTCAAGGGAGCCGTCGTCCTGACCGCCCCGGCCGTCGACGTCGCCGCCCGTTTCGAGCCCCTCGCGCGGCGCCAGACCGACAGCGAACTCCTCAACCTGGCCGATGCCGGCGAACCCGGAGCGGGCGGCCGCCGTCCTCGGACCGCGATGGCCGGCGCTCCCGGCGCTCCGGGTGCTCCTGGCGCTCCGGCTGCTCCCGGTACTCCCCCCGCACCCGGCGCTCCGCCGGCCCCGGGGCAACCCGGCTTCCCTGGTCGTCTGGCGATGGGCGACATGAGGGCCCAGATGGAATTGGCGGCGAAGAGGACGCGATTCCTGGCTGAGGAAGGCGTCGCGCTGCTGATCGATCCCAGCCGCAGCGGCGACGGCGGCACGCTGTTCGTGCAGTCGGCGTCGGTGGCCTCGCCGGCTCTCCCGCCGGGTTCGGGGCCGGGCCAGGGCGGCGGACCGGGCGCTCGTCGGGTCTCGGCCTGGGACAAGGAGGCCAAGGTCATCCCCCAGGTCACGATGGCCAAGGAACACTACAACCGCCTGGTCCGGATGCTCGCCGCCGGTGAGAAGATCAAGATGAACGTCGACCTCGCCGTCGAGTTCCAGGACGAGGACATGAACTCGTACAACACGGTCGCCGAGATCCCCGGCACCGACCTGAAGGACGAGATCGTGATGCTGGGCGGCCACCTCGACTCGTGGCACGGCGGCACCGGCACCACCGACAACGCCGCGGGCTGCTCCGTGGCGATGGAAGCGGCCCGGATCATCAAGGCGCTCGACCTCAAGCCCCGCCGGACGATCCGCGTCGCCCTCTGGACGGGTGAGGAACAGGGGATCTTCGGGTCCAAGGCGTACGTCGACGAGCACTTCCGCAAGGCCCCGGCCCGTGGCGGCTTCGGCGGGCCGGGCGGATCTCCTCCGCCGGCCTCCGAGGAGAAGGAAGAGACCAAGCCCGAGTACGAGAAGCTTTCCGGCTACTTCAACCTGGACAACGGCACCGGCAAGATCCGGGGCGTTTACCTCCAGGGGAATGAGGCTGTCCGGCCGATCTTCCGCAAGTGGCTCCAGCCCTTCCGCGAGATGGGCGCGAACACGCTCTCGCTGTCGAACACCGGCGGCACCGACCACCTGTCGTTCGACGCCGTCGGCCTCCCCGGCTTCCAGTTCATCCAGGATGAGATCGAGTACGACACTCGCACTCACCACTCGAACATGGACGTCTACGACCGCGCCCAGGCCGACGACCTGAAGCAGGCCTCCATCATCATGGCCGCCTTCGTCTACAACACCGCCATGATGGACGAGAAGCTCCCCCGCAAGCCGCAGGCCCGCCCGGCCCAGCGGCCGGAGACCCGCGCGGCGGGGGCTGCTGGAAATTAA
- a CDS encoding 2-isopropylmalate synthase: MSADSSPTASKTSADRVRIFDTTLRDGEQSPGASMNLGEKLEFARALAGLGVDVIEAGFPIASVGDFESVRAIAAEITGSTVCGLARCNDRDIDRAWEAVQYAQSPRIHVFLATSPIHREHKLRMSREQVVERAVAGVRRAVGLCKDVEFSPEDAGRTEPEFLREVIQAVIEAGATTVNIPDTVGYLMPAQYGAMIADLVKNVPNIGKAVISTHCHDDLGLAVANTLAGVAAGARQMECTINGIGERAGNAALEELVMAIKTHREYFGVDTGIKTERLYPVSRMLSSITGLTVQRNKAIVGRNAFAHESGIHQDGMLKNRSTYEIMRPEDVGVPQTDLVLGKHSGRHALRDRIVEMGYTLNDEQVEAVFKDFKALADKKKEVYDEDLAVLVERHLGEGDVPASWQLLSLHTTAGTSVLPTATVSIRRPDGEVVQDAAIGDGPVDAIFKAVERVTGVHANLHEFVVRSVSQGKDAQGEVTLELEVESDETSFRGRAASTDIIEASALAYVNAVNAIAARKERGQTREVAGRPGAGL; this comes from the coding sequence ATGAGCGCCGATTCGTCCCCGACCGCCTCGAAGACCTCGGCCGACCGCGTTCGGATCTTCGACACGACCCTCCGCGACGGCGAGCAGTCGCCGGGCGCGAGCATGAACCTGGGCGAGAAGCTGGAGTTCGCGCGGGCTCTCGCCGGCCTGGGGGTGGACGTGATCGAGGCCGGGTTCCCAATCGCCTCCGTCGGCGACTTCGAGTCCGTCCGCGCCATCGCCGCGGAGATCACCGGCTCGACCGTCTGCGGCCTGGCCCGCTGCAACGACCGCGACATCGACCGCGCCTGGGAAGCCGTCCAGTACGCCCAGAGCCCTCGGATCCACGTCTTCCTGGCGACCTCGCCGATCCACCGCGAGCACAAGCTGCGGATGAGCCGCGAGCAGGTCGTTGAGCGGGCCGTCGCCGGGGTCCGCCGCGCCGTCGGGCTCTGCAAGGACGTCGAGTTCAGCCCCGAGGACGCCGGCCGCACCGAGCCCGAATTCCTGCGCGAGGTGATCCAGGCCGTCATCGAGGCCGGCGCGACGACCGTGAACATCCCGGACACCGTCGGCTACCTGATGCCCGCCCAGTACGGGGCGATGATCGCCGACCTGGTCAAGAACGTCCCCAACATCGGCAAGGCCGTCATCAGCACCCACTGCCACGACGACCTGGGCCTGGCCGTCGCCAACACCCTGGCGGGGGTCGCGGCCGGCGCCCGGCAGATGGAATGCACCATCAACGGCATCGGCGAACGAGCCGGCAACGCGGCGCTGGAAGAACTGGTGATGGCGATCAAGACCCATCGCGAGTACTTCGGCGTCGACACGGGCATCAAGACCGAGCGGTTGTACCCGGTCAGCCGGATGCTCTCCTCGATCACCGGCCTGACGGTCCAGCGCAACAAGGCGATCGTCGGCCGCAACGCGTTCGCGCACGAGTCGGGCATCCACCAGGACGGGATGCTGAAGAACCGGTCGACCTACGAGATCATGCGGCCCGAGGACGTCGGCGTCCCCCAGACCGACCTGGTCCTGGGCAAGCACTCCGGCCGCCACGCCCTGCGCGACCGGATCGTCGAGATGGGCTACACGCTCAACGACGAGCAGGTCGAGGCCGTCTTCAAAGACTTCAAGGCGCTGGCTGACAAGAAGAAGGAAGTCTACGACGAGGACCTGGCCGTCCTGGTCGAGCGGCACCTGGGCGAGGGCGACGTCCCGGCGTCCTGGCAGTTGCTGAGCCTGCACACCACGGCCGGCACCAGCGTCCTGCCCACGGCGACCGTCTCGATCCGCCGTCCCGACGGCGAGGTCGTCCAGGACGCGGCCATCGGCGACGGCCCGGTCGACGCCATCTTCAAGGCCGTCGAGCGCGTCACCGGCGTCCACGCCAACCTGCACGAGTTCGTCGTCCGAAGCGTCAGCCAGGGGAAGGACGCCCAGGGCGAGGTGACTCTGGAGTTGGAAGTCGAGAGCGACGAGACCAGCTTCCGCGGCCGCGCGGCCTCCACCGACATTATTGAGGCGTCGGCCCTGGCCTACGTCAACGCCGTCAACGCCATCGCCGCCCGCAAGGAACGCGGCCAGACCCGCGAGGTCGCCGGCCGCCCGGGGGCGGGGCTGTAA
- the rpsR gene encoding 30S ribosomal protein S18: MPRKKFGRNRKNRCRFCTKEGCPRPAYVDYKDIGLLKKLCTNQSKMFSRKRSGNCAAFQRASSAAVKRARFMALLPYVGE, from the coding sequence ATGCCCCGTAAGAAGTTCGGACGCAACCGCAAGAATCGCTGCCGGTTCTGCACGAAAGAGGGCTGCCCCCGCCCGGCCTATGTCGACTACAAGGACATCGGCCTGCTGAAGAAGCTCTGCACCAACCAGAGCAAGATGTTCTCCCGCAAGCGGAGCGGCAACTGCGCCGCCTTCCAGCGGGCTTCGAGCGCCGCCGTCAAGCGGGCTCGCTTCATGGCTCTGCTGCCGTACGTCGGCGAGTGA